The Oscillatoria sp. FACHB-1407 genomic interval GGGCCAGTCCTAAACCAGTACCGCCCTGATTCCATCGGTCTGAGTTAGGGACACGGTAAAACTTCTCAAAAATGTAGGGAATTTCGGTTGGGGGAATTTCGGCTTGATTTCGGACTGCAAACCGGGTTATCAGCCGAGGAGATTCAGTGGAATGAGATACGTCAAGGGTTTGCTCTAGCGTGAAACCGATCTCACCGTGAGATGGGGTGTATTTGCAGGCGTTGTTCAATAGTTCTGCCAGTAACCGTCCCAGGCTGTCGGGGTTAGAGTTTAGCAGGTGTATCGTTTCAGGTAGTGTTAGGGTAAAAATCTGCTGACGGTCATGCAGTCGCGATCGAAACGATTGGAGCATGGGAGGAAGCCATTCCTGTAAATCAATCGGTTGTAGGGCGATCGGTTGATGGTTAGCTTCCAGGCGTTGCAGGTCGAGTAGATCATTGATCAGTTCGACTTCTCGCTTACACTCTGTCTCCAAAATACTGATGTATTGTTGTTGTCGCTCTGGGTTGGATGCCATTTTTAGCATATGAATGGCTAATTTCATATTGGAGACGGGGGTTCGCAGTTCATGAGACACCGTACTCAGAAAATCGTCTTTGAGGTTGTGTAGCCTCTGCAATTCTTCAACCTGACTCTGGGCTGCCTGATACAGACGTGCCTGACGAATGGCGATCGCGCATTGATTGGCTACCTGTTGCACTAACCGAATTTCCAGATCGGTATAAGTTTGATCGGCTTTGCGAAATAACCAGATATCTGCCAGGATGCCCTGTTCACCAAATACGGGACAGGCAAGAATACTGGAGTGAGGTCGGTCAAACCGGGGAGATAATTGACAAAATTGGAGGAACTGCCCTTGCAAGAGGAACTGATGGATACCAGAGGGACCATCATCCAGTGGAATCTGCTGTCCCTGACTGGCAGCCCAACCCGATTTAGCATGTTCGTATCTAATGATGAGAAAGTTGCATTCCAGATCATAAATAGCCGTCGAGCAACATTCAGCTGTCAGTATTGCCATGACCTCACGCACAACGGTTTGCAAAATTTGCGATTCGTCCAGCGTGTCGCGCACATGGTCACTAATCCGTTTTAGTGTTGCCTCAAAATTAAGAGCTTGCTTCAGTTGCAGCGATCGCTCCTGCAATTCGGCTGTTCGCTGTTCAACTCGCACTTCGAGTTCTTCATTGGCGGCTTCTAAAGCGGTAAATGAAACTTGTAACTGAGTCGCCATCTGGTTAAACGCTTGAGTCAGTCCATTTAATTCTTTGATGTTCCTAGCTGCAACAGTTTGATCTAATTTGCCATTCGCAATGGCTTGAGCCGCCTCGATCACACGGGCTATGGGTTGAGCAATCCATTGAGACGTCACAATACCCATTAGCGTTGACACCAGCAGTGCTATGGAACACAGCAAAATGGTGGTTCGCGTATTTGCCTCAATGTATTGCACGAAGTCAGCTTCTGGAACGACCACCACAATAATCCAATCTAAGCCGTAGGGATCGCTAAATGGAGCCACTTCTACCAAATACGGTTCGCCATCAATAACGTAGGTAAGCTGTTGACTATGGCGAATATGGTCGAAGTTGCCGAAGTAGTTTTCTAAATACTGTGCGGTGAGCCGCGTAACTGGGTCTTGACTGGCGATCGCCGCTAACCGTTCCCGTTTTTCCTCTCCACCCTCCTGCTGCACAAAAAAGGGCTGTTCAGAGGTCGAACTCGCCACCAGGTTGCCCGATCGCTCCATAATGAAGGTTTGTCCCGTGCGCCCGATCTTCAGATTGCTTAAAAAGTGACCCAACTCTGCTAGAGACAGGGTGGCATTCGTAACTCCCAACAACTGTCCCGTTTCGTCGTAGAAGGGGCGGGTAGCACTAATCGCCAATCCCCACGATGAGAAATAGGGATAAACGTCAGTCCAGGTTGGACCTCCAGCTTCAACCGCTTTCCGATACCAGGGACGAGTGCGGAGGTCGAAGGTGTTGCTGACTTTGAGCAGGCGATCGCGGTTGCCCTGTTGATCCACGCTATAGGTGTGATATGCACTGTTTGTAGATGCATCCATCACGCGAATAACGAGGGAGCCATTGGGCATCCGATCGACCGAATGAATGTTTCCCTGCTCGCTACCAAAGGCAATCGGTCGCAAAGAACTAAACACGCGCATTTGCTGCCAAAAATGTCGTTCCAGGCTTGCCGGATTCTGCCAGTCCAACGTGCCGAACTGCACTGCATTGGCATTAATTTGTGTAACGAGTTGCGGGGTTTTAACATAATCCTCTAGATGTTGAGAGATCCGTGCCGTGACTTCATCTCGCAACTGGGAGGTCAGATCATCCACTGCCCTCTGGCCATTGCGTATCGCGAAGATAGCCGTTAACCCCACTGCAATCGAGATTTGCAGAATAAAGGGAACGATCAACACAGCACGAAGTGGCACTCTCAGGAGTGGTTGTGATCTTGGACTCAATACTGTTTGGGGTCGCATTGATGCCCTTCAGCCAATCAAGCTGGAAATACAACTATTCTCCAGCGTAATTCTTCTCGATTTGAGAAGATAAAAGGTAATTTTTATTAACACTTCTTTGTAGCAGCATAGGGAACTTCAAAGCACCCGGAATATGCGATCGCCTGCTACTAGATCATCTAAATCTAACACTGAGTATACGTTAAATACTCAATATATAGTCATCCTATTTGATTCATGAAGAAGTCTGAGATATGGTCAATGGTCAATGGTCAATCGTCAATGGTCAATGGTCAATCGTTGCTGGTTCTACACAAATGACGAATGTCGAATGAAAGAGTAAGTTTTACGATCGATTTAGGACTGCTATCGGTTTAGCTAAACAATGTTTTCTGACAACAGGGATAGGGTTAGCGATAGAGAAATAGGATTAATCATAGATATTAATAGAGCCAAATAAAAGTTAAATATCAAGATGCTTTGTGTTCGCTTCACTTTAAAGGAACAACCCCAATAGATAAAATAAAAAGTAGATAGTTTAAGTTGATCGGTTAGATCTTGTCAGTAAACTTGCAATAGCGAAATGTGCAGATGAGAATGCTATAGCAACTATCAAGATAGATACTATAGCCCTACGCATAGGCATTAGGACACAAAGGGGTGTGGGGGCTAGGGGTTCCACCCCTGCCTAACCTTAGTGAGTACTGCTATATAGCTTTGGTCAGAAAGCTTAAAGCAAAGGTAATGGCTCAAACGCTGATGCTGGGGAGGCTTCCTGACTCGCCTCCGCGCCATCGAATGTGGCTACGGCTATACAAGCGGGTGTGTGGCTTCGCCCTGTAACCGTTTTTGTCCATTTTGGTGACATTGTGAAGGAGAAGTGCGGCTTTTCAGGTTGTTTCGCTGCAACGCAGGCTTCGCATCATCCAGAAGGGGTTGCCCTCACCCCTCGCCCCCCTGCTAGAAGCGACGCTGGATGATAAATGTATATCTAGAGGCGTCGTGCCGTATATGAAGACAAGATGAAGGCGTAGATTCAAATTGTGGGCAAGGTATTCTATATAAGTTAAGACTCTGTTGACACGCTTTAAACAAACTGTTATCCGGAGCACAATTCCCTGATAGAAGACCGATTTAGCGATCGCTCTACAGGCAATTGCTTCTCCTAACTTCTACGGATAGATCATCAATTTCATCTAGCATCTACTATCCTCCATCCATCATGCCGTTGCACCGTATAATTACTAGGCTTGCAATTCTACCAACGCTGCTAACGTGGTTTCTCATAGCGTGGCAGCAAACAGCCCTTGCTCACGTTGATCCCCTCGCTGCCGTCACAGAGCTATCGCAGAAAAATCGACTCAGCAAGAACTATACCCCTCCGGACACCATTGGTGGACCCGATCGAACCCAGGGATCAGGGACACGGTAGAGTGGCACTTTCAACCGTTTCCAATGCCATTCAAGGGGTCACTCCTCCCGCTGAAATTCCGCCAGCGTAGCAAATTCGTCCACAACACCCGCATACACTCGTTCGTAAACAGAGAACAAATAGTTGTAGGTCTTGAACACATCCAGATCAGGAGAGTGGCGATCGCCAATTTGGATCAGGTTCTGTACCTCTTCTAAATCAGAAATAGCTTGTACGGCATACATCCCTAACGCCGCTGCCCCAAATGCACTGCCTTCGTATACCTGAGGCACCAACACCTCAGAACCAAAGATATCGGCTGTCATTTGTCGCCAGGGGGCGGAGCGCGCAAACCCACCCGATGCCCGAATTTCTTGGGCTGTTCCAGCTAAATCTCGCAGTGCCAACGTGATGCTGTAAACCGCAAACAACACGCCTTCCAGCACCGACCGGATAAAGTGGGCTTTGTGATGATGCAAGCTCACCCCAAAGAAAATGCCGCGTGCATTCGGGTTCCAGTAGGGTGCTCGTTCCCCAGATAAGAAGGGCAAGCAGATCAGTCCTTCAGCACCGGGAGCAATTTGCATTGCCGATCGCACCATCACATCATAGGGATCGATGCCCTGCTGTTTGGCTTGCTCCACCTCCAACTGGCAAAAGTTATCGCGGAGCCAGCGTAAAACAATTCCACCGTTATTGGACGGTCCTCCAATAACCCAGTGATGCTCGGTCAGGGCATAGCAAAACGTTCGCCCCTTCTCATCCGTCATGGGTTTAGGAATCACAGCACGAACAGCACTACTGGTGCCAATGGTGACGGCGATCTGATGCGGGGCGATCGCCCCAACTCCCAAATTGGCGAGACAACCGTCGTTTGCTCCCACGACGATTGGCGTGTCAGGCGCAAGCCCCATGGCTTCTGCATATTCTGGCTTGATGCCGCGCAAAACGTGAGTGGTAGGCACCAACTCACTCAGTTGGTCAGCCCGAATGCCTGCGGTTGCGAGTGCAGTTTCATCCCACTGGAGCCGCTCCAGATTCATTAACCCAGTCGCAGAGGCGATCGAGTAATCGACGACAAAGCGGTTTAGCAATTGAAAGAGAACATATTCCTTAATCGAGATAAACCGCACTGCTCGTTGAAAAATCTCTGAGTTTTCCTCCCGCATCCACATCAGTTTAGGGAGTGGCGACATGGGGTGAATGGGAGTGCCCGTCTGGAGATATAGGGAATGTCCACCATTTTGTTTTAACCGCATCGTTTGAGTGACGCTGCGATTATCTGCCCAAATAACAGCATTATGCAGCGGATTCCCATTCGCATCGATTGCAATCACACTATGCATCGCCCCACTAAAGCTAACGGCGGCAATATGCGATTTTGATACACCTGACTGATCTATGGCATCTCGAATGGCGGCGATCGCCGCTGTGAGAATAGCCGTTGGGTCTTGCTCTGCCCATCCCGGTTGAGGCACCAACAGTGGATAGCCCTGATTTCCCGTGCCTTTGACTTCACCCTTGGTAGAAAAAACAATGGCTTTGGTACTGGTAGTGCCAATATCAACCCCAATAAAGTAGTCACTCATATCAAACAAAGAAGCTAATAATCAATACCACTAAGAACCCCACCCCGCCCAAAATGGTTTCCATAACCGTCCAGGAACGCAGTGTGTTTTTCTCAGAGATGCCTAAGTATCGACTGACCAACCAGAAACCAGAGTCGTTAACGTGAGAGAGAACGGTAGCCCCAGAGGCGATCGCAATGGTGATCAGCCCTAAAATGGGTCCTGTCAGGTTGGCAGACTGCACCACAGGCGCAACCAGTCCAGCGGTTGTCACCATGGCTACGGTAGCTGACCCTTGCGACACTCGAACCGCAGTTGCAATCAGGAATGCCAGGGCAATCAGCGGCAGATTGGTTGCTGCCATGGCGTTTGCCAATGCCTCACCGACCCCTGTCGCCACCAGAGTTTTGCCAAATACACCCCCTGCTCCCGTCACCAGGATAATCAGTCCTACAGGTTCTAAGGATTTTGTGGCGATATCCTGAATGTCACGTCGGGACATTCCTTGCCGTTTTCCGAGCAAGTAGAAAGAGAGTAAGGTTGCGATCAGCAATGCCGAGAATGGATGCCCTAAAAAGCTCAAGAAGTTGCGAATGGGGTCACCTTCCTCAAACACAACGGACGAAACCGTATTCAGCAGGATTAGCACTAAGGGAATGCAGATTAGCCCCAAGACAACCCCAAAACTTGGTATGGAAGAAGGCTTTTGAGGTGCAACGTCGATTTGAGGCTCAACATCCACTCGTTCTTGAGTGGCAACGGTGCCTGCTGGCGGGTTTTGTGCATCCGGGGCAGTGTGAGAACGATGGGGATTGTCTTCCTCATCATCATCCAAATTCGCTGAGGCATGGTTTTCTAACAACATATACTCAGGCACCTGAGCGTTGATCTGACTGGCAATGTATCTGCCAAAGAAGATCCCGCCAATCACCATCGCTGGAAAACCAGCAATCACACCAAATAGAATCACCCAACCCAAATCGGCTCCCAGCAAAGATGCCACGGCTACTGGACCCGGTGTGGGGGGAATGTAGCTGTGCCCGATCGCCAATCCGGCAGCTAAGGGAAGCGCATAATAAAGCAGCGATCGCCCCGTCCGTTGTGTCAAGCTGTAGACCAATGGAATCAGAATGATCAACCCTACATCAAAGAAAACAGGAATTGATACAATTAACCCCGTCAACCCTAATGCCCAGGGTGCCTTGTCTTCACCAAATTTACCAACGAGTGTAGTGGCTAACCGTTCAGCCCCCCCAGACACTCGCAATATTTCGCCAAACATGGTACCAATACCAACCACAATGGCAATGAAGCCTAATGTACTGCCCATACCATCTTGAATGGTTTGGGGAATGTCTTGAAGGGGAATCCCAGCGGCGATCGCTACAAACAAACTGGCAATGAGGAGAGCAAGAAATGCCTGTAAACGAACTTTGATGACTAAAAACAGCAGCAGTGCAATGCCTAATGCTGCAATCAGAATTAATACACCAGGTGACATAGGAATATTCTAGATAGAGATTTAGCGTCTTAAACTCATATCTCTATCCTTGAACGGTGAATGATAAGAAACATCCTTCCAAGTACTTAGGCGAGTCCTCAAGCGTGGTAAAGAAATATAAATTTAGTATTTGCTACGACTCGTATGTCTCTTTGCTCCTGACGACCCTATCTATGACATCGTAGTTGTGTAAACCTGTTGAATGAGCCATGCTGACTGTAGGAATGAGTCTTGTCGTTTAACCTTGCTAAATCAAGTGTTGCCTGCTAAACTCACCCGTACCATTCGCAGTCATTCAGACTTGATTAAGTGTATGGAGTAAAGTATCAATTCGTTGAAGGGCTTCTGTCAGATATCGAGGAGTTGATCCAATCCCGACACGGATATAACGATCTAAGCCAAACCAATCTCCTGCCACGACAAACACACTCTGTTTCTCTCGCAATTGGCGCGAGAGGTCGGATGAATTAATGGCGAAGGAGTATCGGATAAAAGCCATGCCACCCGCCTGGGGTGGATGGTAGCTCAATGCGTTTGAATGCTGGTTAACCCACGCATCTAAGATTGTGAGATTTTGACTGAGAATGTGGTGGCTGCGATTGAGCAATTTTCGCCGCATTGCAGGTTGTAGGATGGCTTCTGCTACTCGTTGGTTAAGGATACCTGTGCCGATTGTGGTATAGTCTTGCCGCTGCATCGCGCTGTTAATCAGAGGCTCTGGTGCGACTAACCAGCCAATTCTCAAGCCGGGATGAGCGAGAGATTTAGCAACACCTGATACGACGATGACCTTGTTGTACCTGCCATAAAAGGTTGGTGTCTCATTGCCATTCAGTTCAGCACCCCGATAGATCTCGTCAGCGAGGAGATAAATGTCGTTCTCCTGGGCGATCGCCACCAGTTCTTGCATAACCGCTTCGCTAAAGACCTTTCCTGTCGGGTTGTTGGGATTAGAGAAGGCGATCATTTTGGTTTGAGGTGTAAGCAAACGGCGCAACTCATCGAGGTCAAGTTGCCAACCATTTTCCTCCTGTAACGCGATCGTCTTGACAGCGACACCCAGCGATCGCGCCAGTCCCCACAACTGCATAAAGTTAGGGATGACGAAAATCAGTTCATCCCCAGGCGATAAGAGGCTCCAGGCAGCAACCAGGTTTGCTTCTGAAGAACCATGGGTAATGAGAATGTTATCGGGGCTAGACCCTGGATACCACTGGCTAACCGCTTGTCGCAGTTGCGGGCTCCCTTCGGTGTACCCGTAGCCCAATGGCGTATCCAATAACTGGGCGATCGCCTCATCATCCAATAGTTCGCGTAGTGTGCAGGGATGAACTCCACTTTCGGTCAGGTTATATTCCACCTGATTTTCATACAGCGATTGATTGCGCTCAAGTTGAAATATATCAAAGTCCATGGCTATAACCTATCAACTGTGACCCATCGCCGCTTGAAAGACGGCTTTCGCAATTTGAATATCCTGCACAGCAACTCCTGTCAGATCAACAACGGTAATCTGCGTGTCAGAGTTGCGGTGTAGTGTCGGATCGACAATGACTTGTCCCAGTTCTACCACCTGTGTTTCGTCAATGACTCCTGCGGCTAAGGCGTGATGCAGTTCCCCCCGTTCTCGGCATTGGCTGAGGCTATCTACGACAACCTGATCTGCTTTTTGCAACACATCGGGAGCTAGCTCATTCTTCTCTGGTGTATCTGATCCCATCGCTGTAATGTGGGTGCCCGGACGAATCTGGGCGGCAGATAGAAGCGGTTGGCTGCTGGGCGTTGTGGTAATGATGAGATGACAAAGGGCAGCTACTTCGGCTGGATCACTTGTCGTTCTGACAACATAGCCTCTCATCTCCATATCTGCTTTGTAAGCATCAAGTCGGGATGGAGTGCGTCCCCAGACGACTATATTGCGACACGAGATATGAGGTTGCAGATACTGCACCTGCATTCTTGCCTGAATGCCCGTCCCTAAAACGCCGATCGCCTCTACCTGACGAGGTGCGAGATACTTAGCAGCGATCGCCCCAGCCATTGCTGTTCTGACGTTTGTTAAATATCCTTCATCCAACAAAATGCTTTTCAGAGTTCCTGTTTTTTGATCAAACAGCAACATTAAACCAGAGTTAGCAGGTAAACCCTGATCAACATTTTCATAAAAACCAGATGCAACTTTAATGACGTAATAATCATCTCCAATGAGATAACCATATTTAATATGCACATCACCCGGAGGATGATCGAATAGCAGTTCTCCAACCGGAGGAACGACAGCTTTTCCCTGAGAATAGGCAACGAAGCCATCTTCGATTAAACTCACCGGATCAAGCGTTTCGAGTATTTGCTTAATGGTTGATAATTCGATAATTTTAGTCAACGTTCATGCTCCTTCGATGTCGTTATTTCAAGCAGGTTTTAAAGACTTAATGTTAAATATTGGGATAACGAAAGACACGGGATTCGATCAGAGTTGATACGTGGGTGATGACAGAAATGAGTAACAAGTACAGTAATCCAGCGGTCACAAGGGGCACAAATGGATCAAAGGTTTCTTTATAAATAATGTCTGCCGTTCCCAGCAAATCGAGAATAGTAATTGTACTCACAATAGAAGTTGTCTTGGTTAGAAATATCAGTTCCGTTGTGTAGGCTGGGAGAACAAGTCGGAGAGCGATCGGCATCCGAATGAGCCACAGAGTCTTGAGGGGACGTAGACCCAGGGCTGCACTCGCTTGTAGATAATCTTGAGGAACAGCCCTTAACGCCCCACACAATAATTCTGCGGTAAACGCACCATGGTTGATGCTCAATGCTAACCAGGCACACCAATGGGCTTGTTTAAAGACCACCCACAGCAAGCTCGATCGCACTATCTCTAATTGAGCGATGCCGTAGTAGATGAAGTACAACACGACTAACCCTGGAATGCTACGAAAAATAGCTCGATACGACTCAGAAATAGAGCGTAAAAGACGGCAATCGGCTATACCAGCTAATGCCATTGCAGCACCAACACACACTCCTCCCAGTGCAGATAAAACGAGTAATTCAATCGTTACCCAAAAACCAGCTAACAAGCGTGGCAAGAGGTGAAACAAGGTATCAAGCATGATGAACTAGGTTTCTTTTGGAATTACGGAACTGGCTCTGTTCACTCAAAACTCCGCGATCGACCCAGCGACGAATCAGTTTCATTCCATAACTGGAGAGTACTTTCAGTCCGAGGTAAGCCATCGCCACAAATCCGTAAAACAACGTGGACTGCTGGCTGGATGCACCTGCTAAGCCTGCCACTCGAACGAGATCGTCTAACCCCAGCACGGACACCAGAGCCGTTGACTGTAAGTTGCCGACCCACAAGTTGTCTAGACCAGGAAGTGCCAGTCGTAAGGCTTGGGGCAGAATAACGACAGGAAACACCGTTCGTTGAGAAAATCCTAACGCTCTAGCCGCTTCCCATTGCCCCGTGGGAACCGCTTGAATTG includes:
- a CDS encoding ornithine cyclodeaminase family protein gives rise to the protein MTKIIELSTIKQILETLDPVSLIEDGFVAYSQGKAVVPPVGELLFDHPPGDVHIKYGYLIGDDYYVIKVASGFYENVDQGLPANSGLMLLFDQKTGTLKSILLDEGYLTNVRTAMAGAIAAKYLAPRQVEAIGVLGTGIQARMQVQYLQPHISCRNIVVWGRTPSRLDAYKADMEMRGYVVRTTSDPAEVAALCHLIITTTPSSQPLLSAAQIRPGTHITAMGSDTPEKNELAPDVLQKADQVVVDSLSQCRERGELHHALAAGVIDETQVVELGQVIVDPTLHRNSDTQITVVDLTGVAVQDIQIAKAVFQAAMGHS
- a CDS encoding ATP-binding protein, translating into MPLRAVLIVPFILQISIAVGLTAIFAIRNGQRAVDDLTSQLRDEVTARISQHLEDYVKTPQLVTQINANAVQFGTLDWQNPASLERHFWQQMRVFSSLRPIAFGSEQGNIHSVDRMPNGSLVIRVMDASTNSAYHTYSVDQQGNRDRLLKVSNTFDLRTRPWYRKAVEAGGPTWTDVYPYFSSWGLAISATRPFYDETGQLLGVTNATLSLAELGHFLSNLKIGRTGQTFIMERSGNLVASSTSEQPFFVQQEGGEEKRERLAAIASQDPVTRLTAQYLENYFGNFDHIRHSQQLTYVIDGEPYLVEVAPFSDPYGLDWIIVVVVPEADFVQYIEANTRTTILLCSIALLVSTLMGIVTSQWIAQPIARVIEAAQAIANGKLDQTVAARNIKELNGLTQAFNQMATQLQVSFTALEAANEELEVRVEQRTAELQERSLQLKQALNFEATLKRISDHVRDTLDESQILQTVVREVMAILTAECCSTAIYDLECNFLIIRYEHAKSGWAASQGQQIPLDDGPSGIHQFLLQGQFLQFCQLSPRFDRPHSSILACPVFGEQGILADIWLFRKADQTYTDLEIRLVQQVANQCAIAIRQARLYQAAQSQVEELQRLHNLKDDFLSTVSHELRTPVSNMKLAIHMLKMASNPERQQQYISILETECKREVELINDLLDLQRLEANHQPIALQPIDLQEWLPPMLQSFRSRLHDRQQIFTLTLPETIHLLNSNPDSLGRLLAELLNNACKYTPSHGEIGFTLEQTLDVSHSTESPRLITRFAVRNQAEIPPTEIPYIFEKFYRVPNSDRWNQGGTGLGLALVKKLVEQLEGEIIVTSENGWTTFTVSFTSDCCSV
- a CDS encoding ABC transporter permease subunit (The N-terminal region of this protein, as described by TIGR01726, is a three transmembrane segment that identifies a subfamily of ABC transporter permease subunits, which specificities that include histidine, arginine, glutamine, glutamate, L-cystine (sic), the opines (in Agrobacterium) octopine and nopaline, etc.), which codes for MLDTLFHLLPRLLAGFWVTIELLVLSALGGVCVGAAMALAGIADCRLLRSISESYRAIFRSIPGLVVLYFIYYGIAQLEIVRSSLLWVVFKQAHWCAWLALSINHGAFTAELLCGALRAVPQDYLQASAALGLRPLKTLWLIRMPIALRLVLPAYTTELIFLTKTTSIVSTITILDLLGTADIIYKETFDPFVPLVTAGLLYLLLISVITHVSTLIESRVFRYPNI
- a CDS encoding ABC transporter permease: MLNLELFAWGDTGWGDELVRGIGVTCQLAVLSYLLGIAIGLGGAIARLSRNRVLVAGVKFYRLIFCSFPDLLVITLIFFGGSQFIRLILSPFGFKRYVEFNAFTSGVIALGLVTGAYAIDVIRGAIQAVPTGQWEAARALGFSQRTVFPVVILPQALRLALPGLDNLWVGNLQSTALVSVLGLDDLVRVAGLAGASSQQSTLFYGFVAMAYLGLKVLSSYGMKLIRRWVDRGVLSEQSQFRNSKRNLVHHA
- a CDS encoding GntP family permease codes for the protein MSPGVLILIAALGIALLLFLVIKVRLQAFLALLIASLFVAIAAGIPLQDIPQTIQDGMGSTLGFIAIVVGIGTMFGEILRVSGGAERLATTLVGKFGEDKAPWALGLTGLIVSIPVFFDVGLIILIPLVYSLTQRTGRSLLYYALPLAAGLAIGHSYIPPTPGPVAVASLLGADLGWVILFGVIAGFPAMVIGGIFFGRYIASQINAQVPEYMLLENHASANLDDDEEDNPHRSHTAPDAQNPPAGTVATQERVDVEPQIDVAPQKPSSIPSFGVVLGLICIPLVLILLNTVSSVVFEEGDPIRNFLSFLGHPFSALLIATLLSFYLLGKRQGMSRRDIQDIATKSLEPVGLIILVTGAGGVFGKTLVATGVGEALANAMAATNLPLIALAFLIATAVRVSQGSATVAMVTTAGLVAPVVQSANLTGPILGLITIAIASGATVLSHVNDSGFWLVSRYLGISEKNTLRSWTVMETILGGVGFLVVLIISFFV
- a CDS encoding aminotransferase class I/II-fold pyridoxal phosphate-dependent enzyme, giving the protein MDFDIFQLERNQSLYENQVEYNLTESGVHPCTLRELLDDEAIAQLLDTPLGYGYTEGSPQLRQAVSQWYPGSSPDNILITHGSSEANLVAAWSLLSPGDELIFVIPNFMQLWGLARSLGVAVKTIALQEENGWQLDLDELRRLLTPQTKMIAFSNPNNPTGKVFSEAVMQELVAIAQENDIYLLADEIYRGAELNGNETPTFYGRYNKVIVVSGVAKSLAHPGLRIGWLVAPEPLINSAMQRQDYTTIGTGILNQRVAEAILQPAMRRKLLNRSHHILSQNLTILDAWVNQHSNALSYHPPQAGGMAFIRYSFAINSSDLSRQLREKQSVFVVAGDWFGLDRYIRVGIGSTPRYLTEALQRIDTLLHTLNQV
- a CDS encoding gluconokinase, coding for MSDYFIGVDIGTTSTKAIVFSTKGEVKGTGNQGYPLLVPQPGWAEQDPTAILTAAIAAIRDAIDQSGVSKSHIAAVSFSGAMHSVIAIDANGNPLHNAVIWADNRSVTQTMRLKQNGGHSLYLQTGTPIHPMSPLPKLMWMREENSEIFQRAVRFISIKEYVLFQLLNRFVVDYSIASATGLMNLERLQWDETALATAGIRADQLSELVPTTHVLRGIKPEYAEAMGLAPDTPIVVGANDGCLANLGVGAIAPHQIAVTIGTSSAVRAVIPKPMTDEKGRTFCYALTEHHWVIGGPSNNGGIVLRWLRDNFCQLEVEQAKQQGIDPYDVMVRSAMQIAPGAEGLICLPFLSGERAPYWNPNARGIFFGVSLHHHKAHFIRSVLEGVLFAVYSITLALRDLAGTAQEIRASGGFARSAPWRQMTADIFGSEVLVPQVYEGSAFGAAALGMYAVQAISDLEEVQNLIQIGDRHSPDLDVFKTYNYLFSVYERVYAGVVDEFATLAEFQREE